Proteins from a single region of Trichoderma asperellum chromosome 3, complete sequence:
- a CDS encoding uncharacterized protein (SECRETED:SignalP(1-23)~EggNog:ENOG41): MIGNALLQYAGLLALSNLPPIQAIPFLYTPTTTFSAAETVTPAVVSQMNVTSHGPFTGPPAMTTGALTASTILASEIPSAPPAPGSFNYTADGKLHGPEPAPFTPNGGLGTNGSAPVYRPQSDYDYQSLALALYQEWIELDLFHFGLKNFSTGQFQSNGVNADDRFLIEYMADQEVGHATLLTNMLGPQAPRQCTYNYPVSNVREFLDFNQKLTRWGESGVYGFLPHLTSRPAAQLLLQSIAVEARQQLIFRQLGGQFPMPVWHVPSIPQSWQWSLLAPYISSCPANQTRLIWQNFPSLNILNQPNPARINASNAFNETTGGFANSLSTANISSSQLCFNATNQTLNCSPAISRNRTIPLSYPGRQVFLHWDTPGKLIGPNNSYVTTTRARVPRWAAWVSQLNVTYSPLLNINLRNQTAFTFQPNVSTWDHDPAINGTMFLALTDARINVTPFNLSQINPHVAALGVYQAG, encoded by the coding sequence ATGATCGGGAATGCGCTCCTCCAATATGCAGGGCTTCTAGCCCTCTCGAACCTGCCGCCGATTCAGGCTATTCCGTTCCTATATACCCCAACAACCAccttctctgctgctgaaacCGTCACGCCAGCTGTGGTGTCTCAGATGAATGTGACCTCTCATGGCCCCTTTACAGGACCACCGGCAATGACCACCGGGGCGCTAACGGCTTCCACAATCCTGGCCTCGGAGATTCCATCGGCGCCTCCTGCTCCGGGATCCTTCAATTACACAGCCGACGGCAAGCTCCACGGGCCCGAGCCTGCGCCGTTTACTCCAAATGGCGGCCTGGGGACCAATGGATCAGCTCCTGTCTACCGGCCTCAGAGTGACTATGACTACCAGTCGCTGGCGCTAGCTCTCTACCAGGAATGGATTGAGCTGGATCTCTTCCACTTTGGCCTGAAGAACTTCTCTACTGGACAGTTTCAATCAAACGGAGTCAACGCCGATGATAGATTTCTCATTGAGTACATGGCCGACCAGGAGGTCGGACATGCTACCCTCCTTACCAATATGCTCGGCCCACAGGCACCTCGACAATGTACTTACAACTATCCCGTATCCAATGTGCGAGAGTTTCTTGACTTCAACCAAAAGCTTACGCGCTGGGGAGAGTCGGGCGTCTATGGATTTCTGCCGCATCTGACCTCTAGACCTGcggcccagctgctgctccagaGTATCGCAGTAGAGGctcgccagcagctcatcttccGCCAGCTTGGAGGACAGTTTCCGATGCCGGTATGGCACGTTCCCTCAATTCCCCAGAGCTGGCAATGGTCTCTGCTGGCGCCGTATATCTCCAGCTGCCCTGCCAACCAGACACGACTTATATGGCAAAACTTCCCCTCGCTCAATATCCTTAATCAGCCTAATCCTGCTCGCATCAATGCCTCTAATGCATTTAATGAGACCACTGGTGGCTTTGCCAACAGTCTTTCAACTGCAAACATCTCAAGCTCGCAGCTTTGCTTCAACGCCACCAATCAGACGCTCAACTGCTCGCCAGCCATCAGCCGGAACCGCACCATCCCGCTTTCTTATCCAGGCCGCCAGGTTTTCTTGCACTGGGACACTCCCGGAAAGCTAATCGGGCCAAACAACAGCTACGTAACTACAACCAGAGCACGAGTGCCCCGGTGGGCGGCTTGGGTATCGCAGCTAAACGTCACGTACTCTCCACTGCTCAACATAAACCTGCGAAACCAGACGGCGTTTACTTTCCAGCCCAATGTGTCGACGTGGGATCATGATCCAGCAATCAATGGAACCATGTTTTTGGCGCTGACGGATGCAAGGATCAACGTTACACCGTTCAACTTGAGCCAAATCAATCCTCATGTTGCAGCTCTTGGAGTTTATCAGGCTGGTTAA